A genomic stretch from Bacillota bacterium includes:
- the mgtE gene encoding magnesium transporter has protein sequence MNVGNFEEVRWKIHDFLAEGNYEPLEEFLLEVHYADLAEVLRTFALEERVELLRHIERERAAQVLFELDRDEITPLLKGLGRKASAQILQEMSADDAADLLGELPEDEQEQYLRLMSDPEAEDVAELLEYGAETAGGIMTTEFVAVNKELTTDEAIQILRRMAQEAETVYYVYVVNDQNQLVGVISLREMILAAPGARIEDVMRTSPLIRVLVDTDREEVARVVAKYDFLAVPVVNDKEALLGIVTVDDVLDVIEEEATEDYLRLASVHQERYLELGVLQRAGRRLPWLIALLFGALLAGSVVKFYEDTLAGVVALAFFMPVIAGGPGNVGTQTMAVMVRGLATGEVDTRRVTQVIFKEIRVGMIVGVISGLVLAAIATVWLDSALLGVVVGASLAAAMATASAIGTLFPLLINRMGVDPALASGPFITTVMDAISLMIYFTVASLIFFRFIG, from the coding sequence ATGAACGTGGGCAATTTTGAGGAAGTACGCTGGAAAATCCACGATTTTCTCGCCGAAGGCAACTACGAGCCCCTGGAGGAATTCTTACTCGAGGTCCACTACGCGGACCTTGCTGAGGTTTTGCGCACTTTTGCGCTTGAAGAGCGGGTTGAGCTGCTGCGTCACATAGAGCGCGAGCGCGCGGCCCAGGTGCTGTTTGAGCTGGACCGCGACGAGATCACCCCGCTCTTGAAGGGCCTGGGGCGCAAGGCCAGCGCCCAGATCCTGCAGGAGATGTCCGCCGACGACGCCGCCGACCTTTTGGGTGAACTCCCTGAGGATGAACAGGAACAGTACCTGAGACTGATGTCCGACCCCGAGGCCGAGGACGTGGCCGAACTTCTGGAGTACGGCGCCGAAACGGCCGGTGGGATCATGACCACCGAGTTCGTCGCCGTCAACAAGGAGCTGACGACGGACGAGGCGATCCAGATTCTGCGGCGCATGGCGCAGGAAGCCGAGACCGTGTACTACGTGTACGTGGTCAACGACCAAAACCAACTGGTGGGGGTCATCTCGCTGCGCGAGATGATCTTGGCGGCGCCTGGGGCCCGGATCGAAGACGTGATGCGCACCAGCCCCCTCATTCGGGTGCTCGTGGACACCGACCGGGAGGAAGTGGCCCGGGTGGTCGCGAAGTACGACTTCCTGGCCGTCCCCGTGGTTAACGACAAAGAGGCACTGCTGGGAATCGTCACCGTGGACGACGTTCTGGATGTCATCGAGGAAGAGGCGACAGAAGACTACCTGCGCCTGGCCAGTGTGCACCAGGAACGATACCTTGAACTGGGCGTCTTACAGCGGGCCGGCCGGCGCCTGCCCTGGCTGATCGCCCTGCTGTTCGGCGCGCTGCTGGCGGGTAGCGTGGTCAAGTTTTATGAAGACACCTTGGCCGGGGTGGTGGCGCTGGCTTTTTTTATGCCGGTGATCGCCGGTGGTCCGGGTAACGTGGGCACTCAGACTATGGCCGTGATGGTCCGGGGCCTGGCGACCGGCGAGGTCGACACCAGGCGGGTTACACAGGTGATTTTCAAGGAGATCCGGGTCGGGATGATTGTCGGGGTGATCAGCGGGCTGGTCCTGGCGGCGATTGCGACGGTCTGGCTGGACTCGGCGTTGCTGGGGGTGGTGGTGGGGGCGTCCTTGGCGGCGGCCATGGCCACGGCCAGCGCGATTGGGACTCTGTTCCCCCTGTTGATCAACCGGATGGGGGTTGACCCGGCGCTGGCGTCCGGACCGTTCATCACGACGGTGATGGATGCGATCAGCCTGATGATCTATTTTACAGTGGCCTCCCTGATCTTCTTCCGGTTCATCGGCTAG
- a CDS encoding NlpC/P60 family protein: MKPRAGSLLSKFCLIVLSAGLIWGLTGLPFTGVDMVAPAAATQSQTRYTVKSGDSLWTIANRLGTSVTALKQANNLRSDLIFPKQVLVIPETAVWGPPPAAAPAVRTAPNPAPGRSGDRVQIILDYGRTLEGHPYRWGGTAPGGFDCSGFVYHVFGHHGISLPRTSYDMFGVGTPVSRAELRPGDLVFFTTYRAGASHVGIFYGNNMFLHGSSAGGAVIWTSLDTAYYSARFLGGRRILP; the protein is encoded by the coding sequence TTGAAACCTCGAGCCGGCTCTTTACTAAGCAAATTCTGCCTCATCGTTTTGTCCGCGGGACTCATCTGGGGCTTGACCGGCCTCCCCTTCACGGGGGTGGATATGGTGGCTCCGGCTGCCGCCACCCAATCCCAGACTCGCTACACAGTAAAAAGCGGCGACTCGCTCTGGACCATCGCCAACCGGCTGGGAACCTCGGTCACCGCCCTCAAACAGGCCAACAACCTCCGAAGCGATTTGATTTTCCCCAAGCAAGTTTTGGTCATACCGGAAACGGCCGTTTGGGGGCCGCCGCCCGCCGCGGCGCCGGCGGTGCGCACGGCGCCCAACCCGGCGCCCGGCCGTTCCGGGGACCGGGTGCAGATCATCCTGGACTACGGGCGGACCCTGGAGGGACACCCGTACCGCTGGGGCGGCACGGCCCCGGGCGGTTTTGACTGTTCCGGCTTCGTCTACCACGTGTTTGGACACCACGGTATTTCCCTTCCCCGGACGTCCTACGACATGTTCGGGGTGGGTACCCCGGTGAGCCGGGCGGAGCTGCGTCCCGGCGACCTGGTCTTCTTCACCACTTACCGCGCCGGCGCTTCCCATGTCGGGATCTTCTACGGCAACAACATGTTCTTGCACGGCAGTTCGGCCGGGGGCGCGGTGATCTGGACCAGCCTGGACACCGCGTACTACAGCGCCCGTTTCCTCGGCGGCCGTCGGATCTTGCCCTAG